A stretch of the Elephas maximus indicus isolate mEleMax1 chromosome 3, mEleMax1 primary haplotype, whole genome shotgun sequence genome encodes the following:
- the LOC126072090 gene encoding LOW QUALITY PROTEIN: olfactory receptor 7D4-like (The sequence of the model RefSeq protein was modified relative to this genomic sequence to represent the inferred CDS: substituted 1 base at 1 genomic stop codon) translates to MEEGNQTKVSQFLLLGLSEDPELQPLFFGLFLSMYLVTVLGNLLIILAVSFDPHLHTPMYFFLSNLSFVDICFITTTVPKMLVNVQTQSKDISYIGCLTXVYFFMIFAGLDNFLLSMMAYDRFVAICHPLHYTVIMNPRLCVLSVLISWIIIFWVSLLHILLITRLNFCIGTEIPHFFCELAQIIKVACSDTLINNIFLYVATALLGVFPFTGILFSYSQIVSSLMRMSSAGGKYKAFSTCGSHLSVVSLFFGSSLGVYLSSSVTHSSQESSVATVMYTVVTPMLNPFIYSLRNKDMKGALGRLLSKVVSCK, encoded by the coding sequence ATggaagaaggaaaccaaacaAAAGTTTCACAGTTCCTCCTGCTAGGCCTCTCAGAGGATCCTGAACTTCAGCCCCTCTTCTTCGGACtcttcctgtccatgtacctggTCACTGTGCTTGGGAACCTACTTATCATCCTTGCCGTCAGCTTTgacccccacctccacacccccatgtacttcttcctgtcCAACCTGTCCTTTGTTGACATCTGTTTCATCACCACCACGGtcccaaagatgctggtgaacgTCCAGACACAGAGCAAAGACATCTCCTACATAGGATGCCTCACTTAGGTGTATTTCTTCATGATTTTTGCTGGACTGGACAATTTCCTCCTGTCcatgatggcctatgaccggtttgtggccatctgtcaccccctgcactacacagtcatcatgaaccccCGCCTCTGTGTCTTATCAGTTCTGATATCTTGGATCATCATTTTCTGGGTCTCTCTGCTTCATATTCTACTGATAACACGGCTGAACTTCTGCATAGGCACTGAAATTCcacatttcttctgtgaactggCTCAGATTATCAAAGTGGCCTGTTCTGATACCCTCATCAATAACATCTTCTTGTATGTGGCGACTGCCCTGCTGGGTGTGTTTCCTTTCACAGGGATCCTCTTCTCTTACTCTCAGATTGTCTCCTCCTTAATGAGGATGTCCTCTGCTGGGGGCAAGTATAAGGCATTTtccacctgtgggtctcacctctctGTTGTCTCCTTGTTCTTTGGGTCAAGTCTTGGGGTTTACCTTAGTTCTTCTGTGACCCATTCTTCCCAGGAAAGCTCAGTAGCCACGGTGATGTACACTGTGGTcacccccatgctgaaccccttcatctatAGTCTAAGGAATAAGGATATGAAGGGGGCCCTTGGAAGGCTTCTCAGTAAAGTAGTCTCTTGTAAGTGA